A genomic segment from Synchiropus splendidus isolate RoL2022-P1 chromosome 18, RoL_Sspl_1.0, whole genome shotgun sequence encodes:
- the dffb gene encoding DNA fragmentation factor subunit beta, giving the protein MKPVKIRSYNGSKKFGVAAKDLKELLKKGCKLLQLPISGAHVSLHEDGTNVTEEFFTTLPVNTELVLLARDQTWDGALCEIGNLLGSDQQTSDLIKAAKALLFDPQSPKRRKILMDLLQKTEDRSELESRDDDEEWFQDIKPRFKTKSAYMEDNCKNRIRSYLTEVKAGREKIKDNVVVAKYSKISELMEEMLKSANYNGCYFDRTSKESNCLCTKEGWFTCQGAFDEAACQSLHSINPYSSRESRIIFSMWNLDHRIEKKRTIIPALQAALQDHKTATINVDYFYRLLFTRENLKLVHIVCHKKSVHNLECDAKKIFKQSAAQPKKKKAKRK; this is encoded by the exons ATGAAGCCCGTTAAAATCCGAAGTTATAACGGGTCGAAAAAGTTCGGTGTTGCTGCCAAAGACCTGAAAGAGCTACTAAAAAAAGGATGCAAACTATTACAG ttgccaATTTCAGGTGCCCACGTTTCCTTGCACGAGGATGGCACAAATGTGACTGAAGAGTTCTTCACAACTCTGCCTGTGAACACAGAATTGGTTCTTCTCGCTCGGGATCAGACATGGGATGGCG CTCTATGCGAGATTGGAAACCTGCTCGGATCCGACCAGCAAACCAGTGACCTTATAAAAGCAGCCAAAGCTCTCCTCTTCGATCCACAGTCTCCAAAGAGGCGTAAGATTTTGATGGACCTTCTGCAGAAGACAGAGGACAGATCCGAGCTGGAGAGCAGGGACGATGATGAGGAGTGGTTTCAAG ACATCAAACCCCGCTTCAAAACCAAGTCAGCCTACATGGAAGACAACTGTAAGAACAGAATACGAAGCTACTTGACCGAG GTTAAAGCTGgacgtgaaaaaataaaagacaacgTCGTCGTTGCGAAGTATTCGAAAATCTCAGAGTTAATGGAGGAAATGCTGAAGTCAGCGAACTACAACGGGTGCTACTTTGACCGGACGAGCAAAGAGTCGAATTGTCTCTGTACAAAAGAAGGATGGTTCACCTGCCAG GGAGCGTTTGATGAGGCAGCGTGCCAGTCCCTCCACTCCATCAACCCttacagcagcagagagagccGGATCATCTTCAGCATGTGGAATTTGGACCACAG GATTGAGAAGAAGAGGACGATCATCCCGGCGTTACAGGCCGCTCTTCAGGATCACAAGACCGCCACCATCAACGTGGACTACTTCTATCGACTGCTCTTCACGCGGGAAAACTTGAAACTGGTCCACATCGTGTGCCACAAGAAGAGCGTTCACAACCTGGAGTGCGACGCCAAGAAGATCTTCAAACAGTCTGCGGctcagccaaagaaaaaaaaagcaaagcgaAAGTGA
- the b3gnt7l gene encoding UDP-GlcNAc:betaGal beta-1,3-N-acetylglucosaminyltransferase 7, like, producing MEHLFRRRRFRLLKPLLSLTLVCASFLMIHKLKVEKESLEAKQYRGAAVFRYKTRAAKDNFIGANSTAPVVTPRAANRTEHWDTQVIDCIENSALKKKFWFRRLDPRFHQFLLHRHCRYFPMLINHPEKCSGEVHLLVVVKSIIEQHDRREAVRRTWGKEQTVDGKRIRTLFLLGTPSSGKDTRNLQKLIEYENRIYGDILQWDFMDTFFNLTLKEVNFLKWFDIYCPHVQFIFKGDDDVFVNTQNLLDLIGFKVEEGSHANLFIGDTITKAIPIRNRQSKYYIPRELYDKPYPPYVGGGGFLMSAELARRLFVVSQDLELYPIDDVFLGMCLQKLKLAPEMHPGFRTFGIIRQKLSSLNKEPCFYRDLIMVHKLDSQELLRMWSVVHDEGLVCAKRL from the coding sequence ATGGAGCATTTGTTCCGGAGGAGGAGGTTCAGGCTGCTGAAGCCGCTGCTGAGTTTGACTTTAGTCTGCGCGTCTTTCCTCATGATCCACAAGCTCAAGGTGGAGAAGGAGTCTCTGGAAGCCAAGCAGTACAGAGGGGCTGCTGTGTTCCGGTATAAAACGCGAGCTGCGAAGGACAACTTTATTGGGGCGAACTCGACCGCGCCGGTGGTGACGCCGCGCGCCGCGAACCGCACTGAGCACTGGGACACGCAGGTGATCGACTGCATCGAGAACTCCGCTCTGAAGAAGAAGTTCTGGTTCCGAAGACTGGACCCCAGGTTCCACCAGTTCCTCTTACACCGACACTGCAGGTACTTCCCGATGCTTATCAACCACCCGGAAAAGTGCAGCGGAGAGGTGCACCTCCTCGTGGTGGTCAAGTCCATCATCGAGCAGCACGACCGGCGGGAGGCGGTGCGTCGGACCTGGGGCAAGGAGCAGACGGTCGACGGGAAGAGAATCCGAACCTTGTTCCTGCTGGGGACCCCATCATCTGGGAAAGACACCCGGAACCTGCAGAAACTGATCGAGTACGAGAACCGGATCTACGGCGACATCCTGCAGTGGGACTTCATGGACACCTTCTTTAATTTGACCCTGAAGGAGGTCAACTTCCTCAAGTGGTTCGACATCTACTGCCCGCACGTCCAGTTCATTTTCAAAGGCGACGATGACGTGTTTGTGAACACTCAAAACCTCCTGGATCTCATCGGATTTAAGGTGGAAGAGGGCTCTCACGCCAACCTGTTCATCGGGGACACCATCACCAAGGCCATCCCCATCCGGAACCGCCAAAGTAAGTACTACATTCCCAGAGAGCTCTACGATAAGCCATACCCTCCGTATGTGGGAGGCGGGGGGTTCCTCATGTCGGCGGAGCTGGCCCGGAGACTCTTCGTGGTCTCCCAGGACTTGGAGCTGTACCCCATCGACGACGTCTTCCTGGGGATGTGtctgcagaagctgaagctggctcCGGAGATGCACCCGGGCTTCAGGACTTTTGGAATCATCAGACAGAAGCTGAGCTCTTTGAACAAAGAGCCCTGCTTTTACAGGGACCTGATCATGGTCCACAAACTGGACTCCCAGGAGCTGCTCAGGATGTGGAGCGTTGTGCACGATGAGGGACTCGTGTGCGCAAAGAGACTTTGA
- the c18h1orf174 gene encoding UPF0688 protein C1orf174 homolog, whose amino-acid sequence MYKMAGSRSHLRRKKRKHNRRKAAASSKRKRPDTELPQQSTSEVANSSCAAGEQELSDISCECRHLADRRRCSASPEQEGPEGKENELRAERDSSRLNRVLDKQESDEETDKPIFPDDDSNQILPVEQFFGNMETVQDVPRRNPATSADARKENRRRHFYACEDADD is encoded by the exons ATGTACAAG ATGGCTGGCTCTCGGAGCCACTTGAGGCGCAAGAAGAGGAAGCACAACCGCAGAAAG GCCGCTGCTTCTTCGAAAAGGAAACGTCCTGACACGGAGCTGCCCCAACAGAGCACTTCAGAGGTGGCTAACAGCAGCTGTGCGGCCGGTGAACAAGAACTGTCTGACATCAGCTGTGAGTGCCGTCATCTGGCAGACAGGAGGAGATGCTCGGCCTCACCAGAGCAGGAGGGACCGGAGGGGAAAGAGAATGAGCTGAGGGCGGAGCGAGACAGCTCCCGGCTGAACAGAGTCCTGGATAAACAGGAGTCTGACGAAGAAACGGACAAACCCATCTTTCCAGACGACGACAGCAACCAAATTCTCCCTGTGGAGCAATTTTTTGGAAACATGGAGACTGTCCAG GACGTTCCACGAAGAAATCCGGCCACTTCCGCAGACGCTCGCAAGGAAAACCGAAGGCGACATTTCTACGCATGCGAGGACGCAGACGACTAA